Proteins from one Leptospira meyeri genomic window:
- a CDS encoding YheT family hydrolase has protein sequence MSLFKPLPFFSGAMTQSFLASFKSKSDKRYGRSVKGEWKSVKAKDGTTLLAKIHEVPNPKGLIVLLHGWEGSIHSSYIVRTTRHFLQKGFSVYRLNLRDHGDTHHLNEGIFNGSLLQESYEAVCSLVKTSGFKGPVYLAGFSLGGNFVLRMAGRHSLLKHSEQIPGLKHCFAFSPALDPKRATVKMDEHPFLRKYFLNSWKVSLQKKANLFPHLYSFHDLDEYQSVMHLTEKMVKEFSHFSSVDEYFNSYTLNDLFFKSVRVPTTILTSMDDPVIPWKEFSEIPPSSYLEVVIESKGGHCGFIEDLNRTSYYWKLMEKKMG, from the coding sequence ATGAGTCTTTTTAAACCACTGCCTTTTTTTTCTGGAGCCATGACCCAATCATTTTTGGCTTCTTTTAAATCAAAATCGGACAAACGGTATGGCAGGTCAGTAAAAGGTGAGTGGAAGTCTGTAAAGGCAAAAGATGGGACAACACTTCTTGCAAAAATTCATGAAGTCCCAAATCCTAAAGGTTTAATTGTGCTTTTACATGGTTGGGAGGGAAGCATACATTCCAGTTATATTGTTCGGACTACGAGACATTTTTTGCAAAAAGGATTTTCGGTTTATAGATTAAACTTAAGAGATCACGGCGATACTCATCATTTGAACGAAGGAATATTTAATGGAAGTTTGTTGCAAGAGTCTTATGAAGCTGTTTGTTCGCTTGTAAAAACTTCTGGTTTTAAAGGTCCGGTGTATTTGGCGGGATTTTCACTAGGAGGAAATTTTGTTTTGCGGATGGCGGGTCGGCATTCACTTCTAAAACATTCGGAACAAATTCCTGGTTTAAAACATTGTTTTGCATTTAGTCCAGCTCTTGATCCAAAGCGGGCGACGGTGAAAATGGATGAACATCCTTTTTTGCGGAAATACTTTCTGAATTCTTGGAAGGTCTCTTTGCAAAAAAAGGCAAATTTATTTCCTCATTTGTATTCGTTCCACGACTTGGATGAATACCAGTCGGTGATGCACTTAACAGAAAAAATGGTGAAAGAGTTTTCTCATTTTTCATCTGTAGATGAGTATTTTAATTCTTATACTTTGAATGATTTGTTTTTTAAGTCTGTTCGTGTTCCGACTACGATTTTGACTTCCATGGATGATCCAGTGATTCCATGGAAAGAATTTTCAGAGATTCCGCCTTCCTCCTATTTAGAAGTTGTGATTGAGTCGAAAGGTGGACATTGCGGTTTTATTGAAGATTTGAATCGTACTTCTTATTATTGGAAATTGATGGAAAAAAAGATGGGTTGA
- a CDS encoding helix-turn-helix domain-containing protein: MKGSKRTGVWVAQWMEDLGLTPNQTRLYAEIVSLDASGGCFASNEYLGTVLRLKKDTISRLVSELKKKGLLKQTGFDGRKRFLKPIFSQVESGLDANKEGESENRLSVPVGFGVSSKSGSTEDVMPTHKYQLNKKIQKDINKNVRQTDWKEFLNWCERELSFSTRMTLSGVSGPEGLSGLQLIYWKRWKANPG; this comes from the coding sequence ATGAAAGGATCAAAAAGAACGGGCGTATGGGTCGCTCAATGGATGGAGGATTTGGGTCTTACACCAAATCAAACTAGGTTGTATGCAGAGATTGTTTCTTTGGATGCTAGTGGCGGATGTTTTGCATCTAATGAGTATTTGGGAACTGTTTTGCGGTTAAAAAAAGATACAATCTCCCGACTGGTATCAGAGCTCAAAAAAAAAGGATTATTGAAACAAACGGGATTTGATGGGAGAAAAAGATTTTTAAAACCAATCTTTTCGCAGGTAGAGTCTGGGTTGGATGCGAACAAGGAAGGGGAAAGCGAGAATAGGTTGTCCGTCCCAGTGGGCTTTGGAGTTTCATCCAAGTCTGGGTCAACGGAGGATGTGATGCCTACTCATAAATACCAACTAAATAAAAAAATACAAAAAGATATTAATAAGAATGTAAGGCAAACGGATTGGAAGGAATTTTTGAACTGGTGCGAGAGGGAACTTTCTTTTTCGACACGGATGACTCTCTCGGGAGTGAGTGGCCCAGAGGGACTGAGTGGGTTGCAACTTATCTATTGGAAACGTTGGAAGGCAAATCCAGGATAA
- a CDS encoding ParA family protein: MKIITVANIKGGTSKSTTAIHLALALSKRGKTLAIDMDPQADLSDFFFPEEPVEFFDSGNILSVLNAETTLGESVKHSNDIDVLPSIIELSDLSYLASKDFSMIPRLKNILLKAKYDYVVIDTPGSGSSENIASYLPASVILVPVTPSKWAVRTVAQVLKKVDEAERFDEQSKKKSVMILPSQWGTSQKQMDLLEKLNTIKTLKILEPIPKNDSIRDRTETGKPLQEGSAPWKAFETLAEKLK; encoded by the coding sequence ATGAAGATCATTACAGTTGCCAACATAAAAGGCGGGACTTCAAAATCCACTACAGCCATCCATCTAGCATTAGCTCTTTCCAAAAGAGGCAAAACCTTAGCGATCGACATGGATCCACAAGCCGATTTGTCCGACTTCTTTTTCCCCGAAGAACCTGTGGAATTTTTCGATTCGGGTAACATACTTTCTGTTCTAAACGCAGAAACTACTTTAGGTGAATCCGTCAAACATTCAAACGACATTGATGTATTACCATCCATCATCGAACTTTCGGATTTGAGTTATTTGGCTTCAAAAGACTTTTCAATGATCCCTCGCCTTAAAAATATTTTACTCAAAGCAAAATACGATTATGTGGTCATCGATACCCCTGGATCGGGTTCATCAGAAAACATAGCATCCTATTTACCCGCTTCCGTCATCCTGGTACCTGTGACTCCATCCAAATGGGCAGTACGAACCGTGGCACAAGTCCTAAAAAAAGTAGATGAGGCAGAAAGATTTGATGAACAATCAAAAAAAAAGTCCGTTATGATTCTCCCTTCACAATGGGGGACTTCGCAAAAACAAATGGACCTACTCGAAAAACTCAACACAATCAAAACATTAAAAATTCTAGAACCAATCCCAAAAAATGACAGCATTCGGGACCGAACAGAAACAGGCAAACCTCTACAAGAAGGAAGCGCTCCCTGGAAAGCTTTCGAAACCTTAGCGGAGAAATTAAAGTAA
- a CDS encoding ParB/RepB/Spo0J family partition protein yields the protein MKNKANYNPADILSRATARTSSLNPFLKEENLENHNTTDIPIDQIITENNPRKTFNESTIRELAESISQYGLLQPIVVRKKLGKYELINGERRFRAHKFLKRKTILAIVKNVEQIDISKLPEIKLVENLQREDLSESDLALSLQELKNRHKETNEQLAKRINKSAQWVKTKISHAEILKEAAPSSSADKTHPIFQIPTSLFTEIAPLDVPNRKKAIDYLIKGLEKKGDFPSRNDLREFVRPLKPNKPKPTKTKLGNLELKDLKNKLSKIKEKISQLQNQKTILEETIRKYKK from the coding sequence ATGAAAAACAAAGCAAACTATAATCCAGCAGACATCCTTTCTAGAGCCACAGCCAGAACTTCTTCCCTCAACCCATTCCTAAAAGAAGAGAACCTAGAAAATCATAATACAACTGACATTCCGATCGACCAGATCATCACCGAAAACAATCCAAGAAAAACATTTAATGAGTCCACCATCAGAGAACTTGCAGAATCAATTTCCCAATATGGGCTTTTACAACCTATTGTGGTTAGAAAAAAATTAGGGAAATACGAACTTATCAATGGAGAAAGGAGGTTCCGCGCGCACAAATTTTTAAAAAGAAAAACCATATTAGCAATCGTTAAAAACGTAGAGCAAATCGACATATCCAAGTTGCCAGAAATCAAGTTGGTTGAGAACTTACAAAGAGAAGATTTATCAGAATCAGACCTTGCCCTTTCCCTTCAGGAATTAAAAAATAGGCACAAAGAAACCAACGAGCAACTGGCAAAACGTATCAACAAATCAGCACAGTGGGTAAAAACAAAAATTTCTCATGCAGAAATTTTAAAAGAAGCAGCACCATCTTCATCTGCGGATAAAACGCATCCTATCTTCCAAATACCTACAAGTTTATTCACAGAAATAGCCCCACTCGATGTTCCGAATCGAAAAAAAGCCATCGACTACCTCATCAAAGGATTAGAAAAAAAAGGAGATTTCCCATCCAGAAACGACCTAAGAGAATTTGTTCGCCCACTAAAGCCAAACAAACCTAAACCAACAAAAACAAAACTTGGAAACCTTGAGCTAAAAGACCTAAAAAACAAATTGTCTAAAATAAAAGAAAAAATCTCACAACTTCAAAATCAGAAAACCATTCTAGAGGAAACCATTCGGAAATATAAAAAATAA
- a CDS encoding helix-turn-helix domain-containing protein, with amino-acid sequence MKTNRTGIWIPVWIENLKLSHSQTKLYAEIVSLHDKGGCFASNRYFGELLGLKMDTVSRLITSLKKLGLLEQTGFDGRRRFLKPLLTKQNRTEKETKEPLEKNPMLAVQEQKPLVEKLQVRSAKKSNAEWEKSTVPLISTLKVQNEVHTKSSWEEFKKWSERSLSKSTSFQITSISSPDFLQGASRLIWNHWMEKKNSLQHLQTQYGSSF; translated from the coding sequence ATGAAAACAAATCGAACAGGAATTTGGATTCCCGTTTGGATTGAGAATTTAAAATTATCTCATAGCCAAACAAAATTATACGCAGAGATCGTCTCGTTGCATGATAAAGGTGGATGTTTTGCATCCAATCGTTACTTCGGGGAATTACTTGGACTCAAAATGGATACGGTATCTCGACTGATCACTTCTCTAAAGAAACTAGGCCTACTCGAACAAACAGGATTTGATGGGAGACGACGTTTCCTAAAACCACTACTTACAAAACAAAATCGAACAGAGAAAGAAACAAAAGAACCCCTGGAAAAAAATCCAATGCTAGCAGTGCAGGAGCAAAAACCACTCGTTGAAAAACTCCAGGTCCGATCCGCAAAAAAATCCAATGCAGAATGGGAAAAAAGCACGGTTCCCTTAATTAGTACATTAAAGGTACAAAATGAAGTACATACGAAAAGCTCTTGGGAAGAATTTAAAAAATGGAGCGAAAGATCTTTGTCTAAGTCCACCTCTTTCCAAATCACAAGTATTTCGTCGCCAGATTTCTTACAAGGAGCCTCTCGTTTGATTTGGAATCATTGGATGGAAAAAAAGAATTCTTTACAACACTTACAAACACAATATGGCTCCTCTTTTTAA
- a CDS encoding TetR/AcrR family transcriptional regulator, which translates to MRRSSYHHGDLKNSIIKSCHKLLQKKGASEFSLREVATLSGVSHAAVYRHFQDKEEVLEILSSIGFDRLGSLQKKVPQVSGNPDDYFVKLGLVYIQFAIKNPNYYRLMFQTKRTSESKILKQSKLKSYAILVRGCRFYLKEKRRKENHRSFALMAWSLVHGYSNLCIETDFPETESKNLKKTKMEMAEDILRFSI; encoded by the coding sequence GTGCGCCGGTCTTCTTATCACCACGGAGATTTAAAAAACTCTATCATAAAATCTTGCCATAAATTGTTACAAAAAAAGGGTGCCTCTGAGTTTTCTCTCCGAGAAGTAGCAACTCTTTCTGGAGTTTCTCATGCAGCTGTTTATAGGCATTTCCAGGATAAAGAAGAAGTTTTGGAAATTTTATCTTCGATTGGATTTGATCGACTTGGTTCCCTACAAAAGAAGGTTCCTCAAGTTTCAGGAAATCCTGATGATTATTTTGTAAAATTGGGATTGGTATACATTCAGTTTGCTATAAAAAATCCAAATTATTATCGGCTTATGTTTCAAACCAAAAGAACAAGTGAATCTAAAATACTGAAACAATCTAAATTAAAATCTTATGCAATCCTTGTCAGGGGGTGTCGTTTTTATTTGAAAGAGAAACGTAGAAAAGAAAATCACCGAAGTTTTGCTCTGATGGCATGGTCTCTTGTTCATGGGTATAGTAATTTATGTATAGAAACTGATTTCCCCGAAACAGAAAGTAAAAACCTCAAAAAAACAAAGATGGAAATGGCAGAAGACATTTTACGATTTTCTATTTAG
- a CDS encoding PaaI family thioesterase, which translates to MQTLTTEETQKILEDMTINFNHGGRKITVPPPIFLAMKAEILSYTKGKSITVAFPVSEEQTNPMGMMQGGVIAAAFDNAFGPLSYLVAKRPTTTIDMNIQYIRGVAVDQRVIVKASVEAKGFSTIHMIGEMRTEKDKLLATATTNLLILKIPGGGE; encoded by the coding sequence ATGCAAACACTTACAACCGAAGAAACCCAAAAAATTTTAGAAGACATGACAATCAACTTTAATCATGGCGGAAGAAAAATCACGGTCCCACCGCCAATATTTCTCGCAATGAAAGCGGAAATTCTTTCCTACACCAAAGGGAAAAGCATAACGGTGGCTTTCCCTGTTTCAGAAGAACAAACTAATCCAATGGGAATGATGCAGGGAGGGGTCATCGCTGCAGCATTTGACAATGCATTTGGACCACTGAGTTATTTAGTGGCAAAACGTCCGACAACGACAATAGATATGAATATTCAATACATTCGGGGAGTCGCTGTGGACCAACGTGTCATTGTCAAGGCATCCGTTGAAGCAAAAGGATTTTCAACCATTCATATGATAGGGGAAATGCGTACGGAAAAAGATAAACTTTTGGCTACAGCAACAACCAATCTTTTGATTTTGAAAATTCCGGGAGGAGGGGAGTAG
- a CDS encoding TetR/AcrR family transcriptional regulator, which translates to MPIQSSQKSENKKQQAREKSIERILASAIVLFAKHGFSQTTMEMIANHAKISKGLAYNYFKSKNQIFEQIIDSHLAKQEKFYSNIPPNLSAKEYVREFFNRSIQFAKEERKTMVLISVCLFQPGSVSLSKKMLENVERRFAPFKEAMRERFRSYGIKEPDKEMILIKTFLHGVIMSQHFNDTTTCTPTIIEMVLERYDYKD; encoded by the coding sequence GTGCCCATTCAGTCATCGCAAAAATCGGAGAACAAAAAACAGCAAGCTAGGGAGAAGTCCATAGAAAGGATTCTTGCCTCTGCAATAGTTTTGTTCGCAAAACATGGGTTCTCTCAAACCACCATGGAAATGATCGCAAACCATGCAAAAATTTCCAAGGGCCTTGCTTATAACTATTTTAAGAGCAAAAACCAAATTTTTGAACAAATCATCGATTCCCACCTAGCAAAACAGGAAAAATTTTACAGCAATATTCCCCCTAATCTTTCGGCAAAGGAATATGTTAGGGAATTTTTTAATCGTTCCATTCAATTTGCAAAAGAAGAAAGAAAAACCATGGTTTTAATTTCTGTATGTCTTTTCCAACCTGGATCCGTCTCACTTTCGAAAAAAATGCTAGAAAATGTGGAAAGACGATTTGCCCCATTCAAAGAAGCGATGCGAGAACGTTTCCGGTCCTATGGAATCAAAGAACCGGACAAGGAAATGATTCTAATCAAAACCTTCCTACATGGAGTCATTATGAGCCAACATTTCAATGATACAACAACTTGTACGCCAACGATCATTGAAATGGTTTTAGAAAGATACGACTACAAAGATTAA
- a CDS encoding pyrimidine/purine nucleoside phosphorylase produces MSSFASVTVLKPANIYFNGNVTSRTVLFPNGEKKTLGIMMPGDYEFGTDQKEIMEIQSGKLSVLLPGSETWLQIDGQSVFEVPAGSKFKLKIETVTDYCCSYV; encoded by the coding sequence ATGAGTTCATTTGCATCCGTAACAGTACTAAAACCAGCCAATATCTATTTTAATGGAAACGTTACCAGTCGGACGGTCCTATTTCCTAATGGGGAAAAGAAAACCTTGGGAATCATGATGCCCGGGGATTATGAATTTGGAACCGACCAAAAAGAAATTATGGAAATCCAATCGGGAAAACTTTCGGTTCTATTGCCAGGATCCGAAACATGGCTTCAAATCGATGGTCAATCCGTATTTGAAGTCCCTGCAGGATCCAAGTTCAAATTGAAAATTGAAACTGTAACAGACTATTGTTGCTCTTACGTTTGA
- a CDS encoding YegP family protein has translation MSAKFEIYKDKAGEFRFRLKAANGEIIASSEGYSSKQACESGINSVKNNAPTAEIVDQT, from the coding sequence ATGTCAGCAAAATTTGAAATTTACAAAGACAAAGCAGGAGAATTCCGTTTCCGCCTAAAAGCTGCCAATGGAGAAATCATCGCATCTAGCGAAGGTTATTCTTCAAAACAAGCTTGCGAAAGCGGCATCAATTCAGTAAAGAACAATGCCCCAACAGCGGAAATTGTGGATCAAACGTAA
- a CDS encoding 7TM diverse intracellular signaling domain-containing protein has protein sequence MIPVRRINLFLFLLVFISCGNKFPERPPIQFTFQSKTTEQIFMGEVLWSEVHEMKYHFGYWKPSVWVKFNLVNPEESTKDYILELESPWVDSLILVWKEKGKVVEKRFDGSAAFASRELQHRNPTYQLTLDPLETRTIYANIKNSGILNAPFRIWGINSFFDRIERDYVANGIYFGIIFALLLYNLLIYVSVRERAYVYYCLYLTTLGINYSLLGGFFKQLLVPDLTMSIKPYLYVSVNASLTFVGLFSLSFLNLKKVNPWLDQVIRFSVLAFGFLSILAFFLPHNWMEVSFIYTFPYMFLLLMSAGAYSYIKGVKSSLFFLLAWFTLFVGVIVDSLTKASLIPFSTFGRYGVQIGTAFEVILFSLALGRRLRFLLEENLVAKNQLTTIKKDLETARKIQMRILPDQLPANQNLAMMVSYFPLYDVGGDFYDFFEFNDGLGLVIADVTGHGVSAALDSSTVKIAFRNAKEYNKSPKELIGAMNRFLCTSLHARFVSAAYLYVDYEKKKLSFSSAGNPPFVVIRNGEIESFECPGLLLGVRPDYQYEEQEIGLQEGDRILVFTDGLYENLKPDEEPESILFPEILPIIGYSQELFHQNLLNRLSRMRKVSRDDITLISLDIT, from the coding sequence ATGATCCCCGTTCGCAGAATTAATTTATTTCTATTTTTATTGGTTTTTATTTCCTGCGGTAACAAGTTTCCGGAACGTCCTCCCATCCAATTTACCTTCCAATCCAAAACGACAGAACAGATATTTATGGGAGAGGTTCTTTGGTCTGAGGTCCACGAAATGAAGTATCATTTTGGATATTGGAAACCATCAGTCTGGGTAAAATTTAATCTGGTGAATCCGGAAGAATCCACAAAGGACTATATTTTGGAATTGGAATCTCCTTGGGTTGACTCCCTTATATTGGTTTGGAAAGAAAAAGGAAAAGTGGTTGAGAAACGATTTGATGGCTCTGCCGCTTTTGCTTCAAGAGAATTGCAACACAGAAATCCAACTTACCAATTGACGTTGGATCCTTTGGAAACAAGAACCATTTACGCTAATATAAAAAATTCAGGGATACTAAACGCTCCATTTCGCATTTGGGGGATAAATTCTTTTTTTGATAGGATTGAAAGGGATTATGTTGCAAACGGAATTTATTTTGGGATCATATTTGCGCTTCTATTATATAATCTATTAATTTACGTTAGTGTAAGGGAAAGAGCCTATGTTTATTATTGTTTGTATCTGACAACTTTAGGAATCAATTATTCCTTACTGGGTGGGTTTTTTAAACAGTTATTGGTTCCCGACTTAACCATGTCCATTAAACCTTATCTATATGTTTCCGTGAATGCTTCTTTGACCTTTGTGGGTTTGTTTTCTCTCTCCTTTCTGAATCTAAAAAAAGTCAATCCTTGGTTGGACCAGGTCATTCGGTTTAGTGTGCTGGCCTTTGGATTTTTGTCGATACTTGCCTTTTTTCTCCCGCACAATTGGATGGAAGTATCTTTTATTTATACTTTCCCTTATATGTTTTTACTGCTTATGTCTGCAGGGGCTTATTCCTACATAAAAGGAGTAAAGTCATCTTTATTTTTTCTTTTGGCATGGTTTACTTTATTTGTCGGAGTCATTGTTGATTCTTTAACAAAGGCTTCTCTTATTCCTTTTTCTACATTTGGTCGGTATGGAGTTCAGATTGGAACAGCTTTTGAAGTGATTTTATTCTCCTTGGCTTTGGGTCGTCGACTGCGTTTTTTATTAGAGGAAAACCTTGTCGCTAAAAATCAGCTAACAACGATTAAGAAAGATTTAGAAACAGCAAGAAAAATTCAAATGAGGATTCTTCCTGACCAATTGCCAGCGAATCAAAACCTGGCCATGATGGTTTCTTATTTTCCCCTTTATGATGTAGGTGGAGATTTTTACGACTTTTTTGAATTCAACGATGGTTTGGGTTTAGTCATTGCTGATGTGACTGGTCATGGGGTGAGTGCAGCATTAGATTCATCTACCGTCAAGATAGCATTTCGGAATGCCAAGGAATATAACAAGTCTCCTAAAGAGTTGATCGGAGCAATGAATCGTTTTTTATGTACAAGCCTACATGCTCGTTTTGTCAGTGCCGCATATCTCTATGTCGATTATGAAAAAAAGAAATTGAGTTTTAGCTCTGCGGGAAACCCTCCTTTTGTTGTCATTCGAAATGGAGAAATAGAATCATTCGAATGTCCTGGTCTTTTGCTAGGTGTCCGCCCTGATTATCAATATGAGGAACAAGAAATTGGATTGCAGGAGGGAGATCGAATTTTGGTATTTACGGACGGATTGTACGAAAATTTAAAACCAGACGAAGAACCAGAGTCCATTTTGTTTCCAGAAATTTTGCCAATTATTGGATATTCTCAAGAGTTGTTCCATCAAAATCTTTTGAATCGACTTTCTCGCATGAGGAAAGTTTCTAGAGACGACATCACTCTCATTTCTCTGGATATCACTTGA
- a CDS encoding MASE3 domain-containing protein: MSTTDFYFNALKSNRFYIWVLFFCFLPLVLVGTFPEYFYREFEIEFFLVFHNVTEIFSVIVSFSIFGLGYYSNSQSRNAHTLFLGVGFLAVGLIDFMHTLGYKGMPDFVTPNSGNKSSQFWIFSRMVTALVLLCAIYIKPNTKYKLVKERVLVLFAFLIVGVIFLLVIFFNEWIPDTYIQGQGLTPFKKNAEFLIIGILFFSLLLYRKASFYSSRRQLQYYLSAFVVCIFSEIVFAFYTSVYDVYNVVGHLYKIVAFYLIYKAVFIAAINDPYEKLIETNQLLFKEIEENKTYSEMIKKSLREKENLIAEIFHRTKNSIQLVRSILMIQASDFPDDKNIQSIVEDTSIKIQTMSLVHDHLYANQDLSEIKVSAYLESLAEMVRQAYPPVGTEVKINFQIGEGSLLLDTAVPLGLIFTEILSNSFKYAFRNMRLGEVFIRFSFEGNICHFEYNDNGVGLPDGFNLEKQKKLGLSLAKIIAEKQMGGTLSIDGTQGFQLKLNFPSDLYKRRV; this comes from the coding sequence ATGTCCACAACCGATTTTTATTTCAATGCATTAAAGAGTAATCGTTTCTACATATGGGTTTTATTTTTCTGTTTTTTGCCTTTGGTTCTTGTTGGTACTTTTCCTGAATACTTTTATAGAGAGTTCGAAATTGAATTCTTTTTAGTATTTCATAATGTTACTGAAATATTTAGCGTCATAGTTTCGTTTTCCATTTTTGGCTTAGGATATTATTCCAATTCTCAGAGTCGTAATGCTCACACCTTATTTCTCGGTGTTGGATTTCTTGCGGTTGGCCTTATTGATTTTATGCATACCTTGGGTTATAAAGGGATGCCCGATTTTGTGACTCCAAATTCTGGTAATAAATCTTCTCAGTTTTGGATTTTTTCTCGTATGGTTACCGCACTCGTGTTGCTTTGTGCCATTTATATAAAACCTAATACGAAGTACAAACTAGTAAAGGAAAGGGTTCTTGTTTTATTTGCCTTTCTTATTGTTGGTGTTATATTTCTTTTAGTTATTTTTTTTAACGAATGGATACCGGATACTTACATACAAGGACAGGGTTTAACTCCATTCAAAAAAAATGCAGAGTTTCTGATCATTGGAATTCTATTTTTCTCCCTTCTCCTTTACCGCAAGGCCAGTTTTTATAGCTCCAGAAGACAGTTACAATATTATCTATCAGCATTTGTAGTTTGTATTTTTAGTGAAATAGTCTTTGCTTTCTATACGAGTGTATATGATGTTTATAATGTTGTAGGCCATCTATATAAAATTGTAGCCTTTTATTTAATATATAAAGCAGTTTTCATAGCGGCAATCAATGATCCTTATGAGAAGCTGATCGAAACGAACCAACTTCTTTTTAAGGAAATTGAAGAAAATAAAACTTATTCGGAAATGATCAAAAAATCCTTGCGTGAAAAGGAGAATCTAATCGCAGAAATTTTTCATAGAACGAAAAATTCCATTCAATTAGTTCGTTCGATTTTAATGATTCAAGCTTCTGATTTTCCGGATGATAAGAATATCCAATCAATAGTCGAAGATACTTCGATAAAAATCCAGACAATGTCCCTGGTCCATGATCACTTGTATGCCAATCAGGATTTAAGTGAGATCAAGGTATCTGCTTATTTAGAGTCCTTAGCTGAGATGGTCAGGCAGGCATACCCTCCCGTTGGAACAGAAGTAAAAATCAACTTTCAAATTGGAGAAGGTTCTTTGCTTTTGGATACTGCCGTCCCACTTGGACTTATTTTTACGGAGATACTATCCAATAGTTTTAAATATGCCTTTCGTAATATGAGGTTAGGTGAAGTTTTTATACGGTTTTCTTTTGAAGGGAATATTTGTCATTTTGAATATAACGACAATGGTGTTGGGCTACCTGATGGATTTAATTTGGAAAAACAGAAAAAGTTAGGATTAAGTTTGGCAAAGATTATTGCAGAAAAACAAATGGGGGGAACCTTGAGTATCGATGGTACCCAAGGTTTCCAACTGAAACTTAACTTCCCTAGCGATTTATATAAGAGAAGGGTCTAA
- a CDS encoding hemin-degrading factor, giving the protein MNENLKQQWENLIKEMPKLRIRDAAKHLKVSEAELLATKLGPSVKLLKPDWANFLLNTPNLGYVMALTRNESCVHERKGVYKNISVNGQTALAVGDDIDLRIFLKDWKYGFYVEEPRENNPMCSFQFFDTKGEAVHKIYQTEKSEQDGWKQTIAQFVDEAQSFTKPSTETIIKLETNDPKEIPEFLKAWSQLEDTHDFFSLIRRFNYSREFSLKAAKGKFAFQILTNDFLNLMVKTSKLEMEIMIFVGNPGMIQIHTGKIQKLESMGPWFNILDPEFNLHLRTDLIESVWIVDKPTKDGLVTSVEVFDNEGNLILQMFGKRKPGIPQSETWFHLTREYLSKTNKELDPSLI; this is encoded by the coding sequence ATGAATGAAAACTTAAAACAACAATGGGAAAATCTAATTAAAGAGATGCCCAAACTTAGGATTAGAGATGCTGCCAAACATCTAAAAGTAAGTGAAGCGGAACTTCTTGCCACAAAACTTGGTCCATCAGTGAAACTTTTGAAACCTGATTGGGCAAATTTTTTGCTGAATACACCAAATCTTGGCTATGTGATGGCATTAACAAGAAACGAGTCTTGTGTACACGAAAGGAAGGGAGTTTACAAAAACATTTCCGTTAATGGACAAACTGCTCTCGCAGTAGGAGACGATATTGATTTACGAATTTTCTTAAAAGATTGGAAGTATGGGTTTTATGTAGAAGAACCTAGAGAAAATAATCCAATGTGTAGTTTCCAGTTTTTTGACACTAAAGGTGAGGCAGTGCATAAAATTTATCAAACAGAAAAGTCAGAACAAGATGGATGGAAACAAACAATAGCCCAATTTGTAGATGAAGCCCAATCCTTTACAAAACCATCTACCGAAACAATCATTAAACTTGAAACCAACGATCCTAAAGAGATTCCAGAGTTTCTAAAAGCTTGGAGTCAACTCGAAGACACTCATGATTTTTTTTCTTTGATCCGCAGATTCAACTACTCGAGAGAATTTTCACTGAAAGCAGCCAAAGGGAAATTTGCTTTTCAAATTTTAACAAATGATTTTTTAAACCTAATGGTAAAAACAAGCAAACTGGAAATGGAGATTATGATTTTTGTTGGTAATCCGGGAATGATTCAAATCCATACAGGGAAAATACAAAAACTAGAGTCCATGGGACCTTGGTTCAATATTCTTGACCCTGAATTCAATCTGCATTTAAGAACAGATCTCATAGAATCAGTTTGGATTGTTGATAAACCTACAAAAGACGGACTTGTCACTTCAGTGGAAGTTTTTGATAATGAAGGCAACTTGATCCTGCAAATGTTTGGAAAAAGAAAACCAGGGATTCCACAATCAGAAACCTGGTTTCACTTAACTAGAGAATACTTAAGTAAAACTAATAAGGAGTTAGACCCTTCTCTTATATAA